CTTATGCAGACTAAGTATACTGACTATTCATAAGCTTATTGGCAACGAAACTATAGAAATAATGGGGAGATTCTAGGCAAGTGAAAGGTGAACCTTTATATGGTTTTGTGTTCTGAATTTTACGTTCTGTCTATTTTATGTAGTAGAGTTGTCCTACAAGCCATAGTTAGCTGAGTTACAGAGATGGTCTGGACTTTTTCCTGGATCGCTTTTGCATAGTTCTTGAACTGTTTAGAGATATGACCATTGCAAATGTTGATTGCAGCTTGTGTGCTTAGTGGAcctcgaatttgattacatcaATCCATATGATTCATCATCTCGGATAAACAATACTGTTTTGCCAGAGTTTATAGTTCAAGGAGTTCTGTGCGTCATTCTTCTTATAACGAGACACTGGTTTATGCTTCTATTGGCTCTTCCGCACCTATATTATAACGTCAATTCGTGAGTTTCTTTCCCTCCCTTACTCAAATATTGTTGTGTCTAGAATTAAATAGAGCTAGAATTAACTTATTTGAGGTGAATACGCTTCTTATGCCATAAGTATCTTTTATTTGATCTCTTTTATCTTGAAAACAAAGAGCTGCTCAGTTAGATTATGAGAAAAGCTCATCCCTAGATACATAAAATATATTGACAAAAGTGAAAACTTAATATCTTTGTTCGAACTTCCAAGTGAGGCATGCTGCATGATTTATAAGTTATAGTTATTGAGTGGTTGGGGAATTTGAACAACTTTAGCTTACTAGTTTGTCACTGCAACCTCCTTCACATGTGATGAACAAGTTGGGATAAGAAATGCATACCTAAGACTATAATTTTCATTTTAGAAGGTATGCAACACTATAATTCGGTTTTTTCTGTTCAGAAGTTATCAACTTGAAATGTTTTCTGGATACGTTCTGGACTATGTAACTTTCAATATGCCAGAATTATCTGGATTTTGAGAACTTAGTTGTTTCTGCATTTTTCTTATTCTAAGATAATATTGATCCTTATCATGCACTGTCAGTTGACCGAGTGCCATTTTGGCAAGCTTGTCATATGCGTTGATTTCATGTTTCACCTGAGTGTACCTTTAAAGGACTCACCATGTTGTCCATCCCCTCTCTGCTATTTTGTCAATCACTCTCTCTCCCTCGTAGGTGTGCATCTGATAAAGTGAATAGAGCCTCTACCATTTACAGCATATCAAGATGCTAGTTTTAACTAAGCTTCCTTACCTTTTGGGTGTCTGGAAGGCGGGTTGTCAAAGTGTAGTTTGTTTGCAATTTATGCTGATTGCAGAGCGAAGTTGTGCAGTATATTGTTCTATATTTGAACAAAACATGTAAAATTAACATGGAACTTCACTAAATTGTGAGTTTTAGAGATCACCCGTTCTTTTTGCTCTTACAGTTCAGGAATGGGTGATTGGGAAAAGATTATACTACTCTATATGATTAGAACAATAATGTGAATCAAAACACTTCATTAGGGACCATATTAGAGCCTCTCGTTTATCTAATATGTTATGTGATTCCATGATCAGGTACATGAAGGGGCGGCACTTGGTAGATGTGACTGAGATCTACAACCAGCTGAGCTGGGAGAAAAAACAACGGTTCTTCAAGATTGGCTATCTGTTGGTCCTGTTCATCCTCTCTCTATTCTGGTATTGTGATAATAAATGTTTTTGTTGATGTCCTTAAATTGTTGTTGGCTCTTTTGAAGTGGTGAGTTATATGTTCCTTTCGTGTAAATGTGATTTAGGTTGCTTTGGAGCATCGGAGATGAATATGATTAATCATGCACTGTTGCTCCCACTGAGCTTTCCCATTGTGAGTTTCCAGATCTAAACTATGTCATtatgctttttttttccttggcaTGTCAAAGCAAGTGAAGAAGTGGCCATTGCACTCATTATCTTATTTCTCATCTACTTTGTCTCCATTTCACTAAAACATTAGTATGCCATTAAATTTCCATTGTAAGCAATCTCTTATATTTAGGTCAACTTTTATGATCAATTATGTTACTTCCTTTGGTTGATCATGTCTTTTGGTGGATGTTACTAATTTGCTTTGGTTTAATGCCAGGTTTTTATGAAGGAGCCACAGAGGAGATGGTCTCTTAAGGATATGAATCAGGACTCGTGCAAACTCAGCCTGATTTTGACACCTGATTTCTCATTTGATTCTCTGTTGGTAGTTAGATGCTCCACGTATTGTATGTAAATTACTTGCACTCGTCCATTTATGGACATCCTTTTTTTCCCTCATTTACAATGTGAAGCAGCATAATCTATAAATGGTTGCATATGGCACTGATTGTGATTCAAAAGTTTATAGCTTATTGGGGTTTCATGATACATAATAAAATTATGAGGATTTCACCAATGGCTAAAATTCTTCCGGAGCATATACTAGGAGGCGATtagttttctctgtttttttttcccgaaaAGAAGAATAGCAACGAATATATTCACCAAGGCCTAGACTCTACCCTTGTACATCAAACAAATGTTGAAATGTATTGCCTACTCAGCCAAACAGGGTGGAAATCTATAGCTAATAACATTCATTATAGATTGGATAGCTCGCATTGTGTAATTCTGTCATCCAATTTTTTGGGTACATCAAAGATTATTAAATCGATCCACCTAAAAAATTGGATGATAAAATATGAAAACAAATATACCGCCCACGCCTAGCGCGTTTAGATGGCTAGCATCATAGTTAGTAATATTCGGGATGAGAAttaaatgtgaaaaatacataggTGAATAATTTGGTAAGTTTTAGTGAAAAGTACTTTGAAAAATTCGGCCATAAGTTACGGAAATGGCAAATTATAAAATTTGATATGTACGTGTTTAAAACGAAATATAATGAAACATACGGACGTAAAAATACAGGTTTATAATTGTcattttgtaaaagtaaaatagaattggaattggtctactcattttatttcatagtccctttatatagggagagaattacaacggaaatatcaattataatgatgacattaaatgctgattgatccgtaatctttgctgattgatggtaatcactaattccttgattccctcttcgtcagtcactttgacgaaggcacataatgtgcttttcctttaacactcccccttggcaCAAGGTGGCACCCTTgtaccaagtcaaagacgagatagtgcatgagttgttgcctcactaaaaaccttgccaagtaacaataaaaaccctgtgagacaaaaaatacaccttggtcgagggaaaagagcacaacgcaccttttatatttgaggatgacatgtgtgtgttagactccccctgacgtctacgcctccccctgatccttacattaatcaagggagcttggaaagtctttgcattcctatacttttcacatgtttctcaaatatggtcTTAGACAATGATTTgctgaacaaatctgccacattctccttaggccttacttgattcatcacttgaatcttgaggagggcctgttgttgctgattgtagaaaaactttggtgatatgtgttttgtattatcacccttgacaTATCCTaccttcatctgttcgatgcaagctgcattatcttcgtaaatgcaagttggctcttcagtggtagaactcaaaccactagtcccttgaatatgtgtaatgatagctcttaaccatatacactcacgaaccacctcatgtaaagcaatgatctctgagtggttcgaggaggtagccacaagactttgcttggttgatctctaagatatcgtcgtgttcccaatggtaaatacataaccagtttgggaacgacctttacgtgggttagagaggtacccagcattagCAACACCAACCAAAcagtcatttggcgtttcggtgtagtgagtggcgctttcgccatcaacatttcctttagagattgcagttccatctgtggtctctcttgtctctctgtagggaaagaacagtcccaagtcaaaggttccttttaggtatcagaagatattcttgataccattctaatgacgctgcgttggcgttgagttaaatctagctaacaagttcattgagaatgcaatgtctggtcgagtacattgggctaagtacaataatgcgcctactgcacttagatagggaatttcagctcccaacacctcttcgtcatcttcctttggatgaaattgatctttctttgcatccaaacttcgaccgatcatgcgAGTGCCAGCAGGATgcactttgtccatgttaaatcgcctgacttTTAGACATACGCAggctggtggattagtattccacaaactcggtgttctagttcaaggcctaaacagaatcaagttttcccaagatccttcatctcaaatttggatttgaaatagctcgcggtttctcttatttcatcaggagtacctattatgttcaaatcatcgacatatacagctacatttgcaaatccggaacttgttttctttatgaatacgtaggggcataattcatcgttcttatatcccttcccaatcaagtagtcacttagacgggtataccacatccgcccagattgttttaatccgtaaagtgggcgcttcaacctaattgcaaacgcactctgtggtttagagtcacttgacttgggtaatgtaaggccatcaggcgctttcatatatatctctgaatcaagatccccatagagatatgtaataatcacatccatgagttgcatttccagtccttcggaagcTATCAAGCTAACAaagtagtggaacgttataacgtccattacgagagagtatgtcttctcgtagtcaatttcagggcattgtgagaaaccttgcgccacaaggccagccttgtacctcaggacttcattattctcattacgctttctgacaaagacccatttatgtcctacaggctttacacttggtggggttagcactacctgaccaaatacctgtcgctttgtcagagaatctaattctgcctggattgcttctttctatttaggccaatctgctctttgttgacattttgcaatagagcgtggttcgatatcatcgtgctctatcatttcttgagcaacagtgtatgcaaatatatcatcaatgtgtatggaagatctttttatcaactcatacgcactctcataattcattgagatttctttgttctctggaatcatttcaaacattggagcgtcctccagtattgattcatggacataactataataagagacaatctcatgagagggattctctacattgatgattaatgggtcggtttgtgccttactcgccctcttcttccttgggtgagtgtcaatcgaaccaagttgcctccccttcttcctttggggagccacggcctcaaccacacctccactaagtgtggttgcagcgcCTCTATCTGCTGCGTTATGCctcttgttggggacttctaaccttgcaggcacatttgtagctggtatatgtgatctcgtcacttttacgatatcagtaaacgcatcaggtatcaaatctgctacgttctgaagatcgattattcttttcacttcactttcactttgtgaagtgtggagatcaaaatgagacagagtggggacaaaccacaacaattcctgtcattcccttggaaaatcatttttcctatctccccctaacgacgggaaaactgtctcatcaaagtaacaatccgcaaatctagcggtaaagagatcgcctgtcaagggttccaaatagcagataattgttggggattcgtatccaacataaatacttaatcgtctctgaggacccattttggtacgctgtgggggcgcaataggcacatatactatGCAAcaaaatatgcgtaagtgtgaaatgtcaagctcatatccagttaccaactggtacgcagaaaatggttggctagcagtgggtctgaaacaaataagtaaagctgcgtgtaatattgcataaccccatgtagATATAGgcagattggtgcgcataaccactgccctagccaccatttatagccttttgatggtggctttttcgagaccattttgtgtatgcacatggggtatatgatgctctacatcgatcccaatagacatgcaataatcatcaaatgcttttgatgtaaactctccagcgttatcaagccttatagacctgacagggtgatcagggtggtgagcccttaagcgtataatctgtgctaagAGTTTTGATCATACTCAATATTATAGATGAAACTAGCTTGACCAAGTTCTTCCAATAAAGCTTGAATAACTGTACGACCTGCTAAATTCTCCTTCATAAttatatacttttcattatagaTGTTTTTGGAAATTGCTTGCAAATCTGGATTACTATGTCGAaatgaagacattatttggcGTGGTGATACGCCAGCTTTACTCATTTCTTTAATCTTCAAGATTTCCTCTCTTGAAAACCGATGACAATAAGGATGCCCAGACATATCTTTTGAAGGTTCATGGTTATGCGATAAATGTTTTATATCCACCTTCCAAAAACCTTCAGGTTTCCTTCTTCCCATAATTTCAAAAGGGCAACTTATTAGGCGAGATGTTGTCTTCCTTTTCCTCTTCTCTGGTGGAACCATCCTTGTGTCTCGATACTTACCACCTTTATCACAGCCAATGTACACACACTTATCAGGTTTTGATCTTCTTATAAcagttacatacccttccatgAATGCAATTTTATGAACAACAGCAAGAAGGTCTTCTCGACTATCAAAATTTACTTCCACCAAAGAAAGCATTTTGTCAACTTCTTTTATCTCTACTTGACTTCCTAGATCACCAAAATAATAATCATTCACATATAATGTCAACTAGTATACTAATTTCTAGACAGCCAAACAAGAAAGCATAAGACTTGATCATAAGTTAATTACATCAGTACACACAAAAAGAGCAATGTATCTAATGTATAAGAAATCTGATCCTACATTGATAAGTTCATCTCTGATCCAGTGTTTCAAAGCCTTGTTAAATCATGCTAGTGCAATACAATAAAAGTTTCAATGTGTCTAGCAGCTTTGCCTTTAGCCTTGTTAAATCATCTTTTCGCTTTTATTGCAGCGGGAAACAATTGTTTCTTATTCTTATACATCAATACATGTAAAACTAGCACAGTAGTATAAGCATGTTATATATGCGATGAGGTATCCAGaacaataattaaaaaaaaaaaaaatcaaagtgtCAACGACTTCAAAAttatcaatcaactcaagtcaaaACCATGATTAACACACTGCCCataccaaaatcaaactaagacgaATAGAACGCACAAATGTAAAGCTCTTAGATCCACCAAATCGCTGAGAAACTGACCGTGAGCAATGGATtgaaatacaccaaataatttgaGTTAGAATCTTACCAGGAATGATGGATTCAAAGGGGCTTAAATGATCACTAAATTCATATTGTTCTTCcatgtctccattgcaaatcagatgtaaaattttctctaaAGATGGGTCTAAAATTTCTTGCTCTGCCATAAttgaacttcaaagcatcacatTAGAGAGATGGAATGATTATGCTAAAGAAGTTTTTgatgcaaaagaaaagaagtaatcacaaagagttttgaagtcctCGTCTGCAGTAAAATTAGGGTTTAGATTTTAAAATTTGGTGATGATTGActtgcaaaaaagaaaaagaaaaaagaaaaaagaaaaataatcagaATTGCAAATGAggatagttagggtaatttgtaaaaataaattgaattaaagtaatagaaaaatagaaggggtgtgtgaatagaaaaaatgggtgtgtgaatagcaccacccaatAGAAAGACTAataggaagaaagagagagaagagaaggaaagaggaaaaaacaataaaaaataaaagacaattcCCTTTACttttgtcaaatttgacagcccaAGTCAAAATGTCATTTACATATCATATAAATCCTATGGGTTGAAGTGCTTGCAtatgtcttttttttatttttgaaatgtGCATCTGTTTTTTCGAGTTGTTGGAGGTCTCCacatagatttttatttttccatgaaagaaataaaaagttaCAAAGAAAAGCCCCTAGGGCAACCGAAATTAAGAGAGTCAAAATAAAGAGCATTTTGAGCAATAGAAGGTAGATGATTGGTCCAACTGCCAATGTCAATATGATGTCTCCACGTTGGAGATACTTTAATAATTGCTAATTAAATATGttcatttttaaaatttattattgtgaaaataaaatttaaaaaaatgggtcccaaaataataaaattttgatAATAACCACTATAAATATAGTTTAAAAACTATAAATTTCCAATACATTACCCTTCTATATCTTTGCCTCAACTTTTTTCCTGTTTTGCCCATTGCAACTTTTTCTAGGGTTCTTAACAAAGCCTCCTCAAAACCCAAAGAACTCTTGGTCCCACATCCCCAATTGTTGAAGAATTTGTGATGCATGCTTTGAAATCCTGTAGATCTGTTCACTGGGCATGTTTGGCTCGTCTTCTCCAAATTTAGAAGAAATTTCTCTCTACTTGGCCTTTGAGGAGGTAAAGGTCCTACACTTTTCTTgtactttttattttcttcattttctggaaAAGTTATCTTTCCTGGGTTTATCGCGCTCTTTCTTCCTCAAAAACGTGAATTGGGTATTTAGAACCACATTTCATGTTGAATTGTACTGTATAGAAATTTCTTTTATGtagaaatttcttttcttctgaaaTTGTTGTGAGGATTTGCTTTGGTACTTACTGGATATGTTCGCATTTTCGTTATGGGATCTGTTTGTCAAATTGTGGAATAGTGAGGTGGTTTGAAATTTGGCCAATTTTTGGGAGACAATTGTGGTTAAAATGCAAAGAGACACAGAGCCCATGGTTGAAATGAAAGTATCAATGTCTATTT
This portion of the Rosa chinensis cultivar Old Blush chromosome 1, RchiOBHm-V2, whole genome shotgun sequence genome encodes:
- the LOC112196991 gene encoding protein cornichon homolog 4, giving the protein MMEMLWTWLLSFFFILTLLCLLGYQLVCLVDLEFDYINPYDSSSRINNTVLPEFIVQGVLCVILLITRHWFMLLLALPHLYYNVNSYMKGRHLVDVTEIYNQLSWEKKQRFFKIGYLLVLFILSLFWLLWSIGDEYD